In the Cryptosporangium aurantiacum genome, one interval contains:
- a CDS encoding ANTAR domain-containing protein, which produces MDDDTTSGRALIERLLCYAVDEVAGAIGAGVSLVRDGKITEVSAVGAAARLDRLQWEVGEGPVVRAHHTERSVLSDDLRADPEYPALRRSLTGTYVSGLPGTVGAVAMPGSWDEGGPSQFSLYLERKPSEKTVAVLDRIEPMVSHALATVVFCEKESMRADQMAKMVQYRRVIEQCKGALMATTGVSAPRAFELLDRASQRYNVRLRELAVALAEHVGNAPAEHPDDVGHVLTPTESARTAARQLWRAVARASKAENGH; this is translated from the coding sequence GTGGACGACGACACCACCTCCGGGCGGGCGCTGATCGAGCGTCTGCTGTGTTATGCCGTCGACGAGGTCGCCGGGGCGATCGGGGCCGGCGTGAGCCTCGTGCGGGACGGCAAGATCACCGAGGTCTCCGCGGTCGGCGCCGCGGCGAGGCTGGACCGCTTGCAGTGGGAAGTCGGTGAGGGTCCGGTGGTGCGGGCGCACCACACCGAACGGTCCGTGCTCTCCGACGACCTGCGCGCCGACCCGGAGTACCCGGCGCTGCGGCGGTCGCTGACCGGGACGTACGTGTCCGGGCTCCCCGGTACCGTCGGCGCGGTCGCGATGCCCGGTTCCTGGGACGAGGGCGGTCCCTCCCAGTTCTCGCTCTACCTCGAGCGCAAGCCGAGCGAGAAGACCGTCGCGGTGCTCGACCGGATCGAGCCGATGGTCTCGCACGCGCTGGCCACCGTGGTGTTCTGCGAGAAGGAGTCGATGCGCGCCGACCAGATGGCGAAGATGGTTCAGTACCGGCGCGTGATCGAGCAGTGCAAGGGCGCGCTGATGGCGACCACGGGGGTCTCCGCGCCGCGGGCGTTCGAGCTGCTCGACCGCGCCAGCCAGCGCTACAACGTACGGCTGCGCGAGCTGGCGGTGGCGCTGGCCGAGCACGTCGGCAACGCCCCCGCCGAGCATCCGGACGACGTCGGTCACGTGCTGACGCCCACCGAGAGCGCCCGCACCGCCGCCCGCCAGCTGTGGCGTGCGGTGGCTCGCGCGTCAAAGGCGGAGAACGGCCACTGA
- the treZ gene encoding malto-oligosyltrehalose trehalohydrolase gives MTAFELWAPKPSRVRIRVGEHTADLERSGDWWRVDLPDAVPGTDYAYLLDDDPQPLPDPRAAWLPNGVHEPGRVYDHGAYRWTDGDWTGKQLPGSVLYELHVGTFTPQGTFDAAIERLDHLVELGVDLVELLPVNSFNGPYNWGYDGVAWYAVHEQYGGPDGLKRFVDACHRRGVGVALDVVYNHFGPSGNYLPRFGPYLKEGRNTWGDLVNLDGPNSDEVRRYILDNILGWFRDFHVDALRLDAVHALADTRAAHLLEEASREVDVLSTHVGRPLSLIAESDLNDPTLMVPVEAGGYGLTAAWDDDVHHALHALLTGERSGYYRDFGSLSTLTTVLTSAYLHAGTYSSFRERVHGRPVDRRNTPGYRFVVSLQNHDQIGNRAIGDRLSATLSPGLLTIGAALMLTSPFTPMLFMGEEWGASTPWQYFTSHPEPDLATAVENGRKSEFAAYGWGEADVPSPQDPATFERSKLDWTELEKPPHAGLLDAYRRLIALRRSVSDLSDPRLDRVAVEYDDHSRRLVVYRGERHAVAVNLAGEAQAIPLAAPVDAVLFGENVDVEDGPTVWLPPESVAVLRL, from the coding sequence ACCTGCTGGACGACGACCCGCAACCGCTCCCCGACCCGCGCGCCGCGTGGCTGCCCAACGGCGTCCACGAGCCGGGCCGCGTCTACGACCACGGCGCGTACCGGTGGACCGACGGCGACTGGACCGGCAAGCAGCTCCCGGGCAGCGTCCTCTACGAGCTGCACGTCGGCACGTTCACCCCGCAGGGGACGTTCGACGCCGCGATCGAGCGACTCGACCACCTGGTGGAGCTGGGCGTCGACCTGGTCGAGCTGTTGCCGGTCAACAGCTTCAACGGCCCCTACAACTGGGGGTACGACGGTGTCGCCTGGTACGCCGTGCACGAGCAGTACGGCGGCCCGGACGGCTTGAAGCGGTTCGTCGACGCGTGCCACCGCAGGGGCGTCGGCGTGGCGCTCGACGTCGTCTACAACCACTTCGGTCCGTCCGGCAACTACCTGCCGCGGTTCGGCCCGTACCTCAAGGAGGGCCGCAACACCTGGGGTGACCTGGTGAACCTCGACGGACCGAACTCCGACGAGGTCCGGCGCTACATCCTGGACAACATCCTCGGCTGGTTCCGCGACTTCCACGTCGACGCGCTGCGCCTGGACGCCGTGCACGCGCTCGCCGACACCCGCGCCGCCCACCTGCTGGAGGAGGCGTCCCGCGAGGTCGACGTCCTCTCCACGCACGTCGGCAGGCCGCTGTCGCTGATCGCCGAGTCCGACCTCAACGACCCGACGCTGATGGTGCCGGTCGAGGCCGGCGGGTACGGCCTCACCGCGGCCTGGGACGACGACGTCCACCACGCGCTGCACGCGCTGCTCACCGGCGAGCGCAGCGGTTACTACCGCGACTTCGGGTCACTCTCAACGCTCACCACGGTGCTGACCAGCGCGTATCTGCACGCCGGGACGTACTCGTCGTTCCGCGAGCGGGTGCACGGCCGACCGGTCGACCGGCGGAACACCCCCGGCTACCGGTTCGTGGTGAGCCTGCAGAACCACGACCAGATCGGTAACCGCGCCATCGGTGACCGGCTTTCCGCCACGCTCTCCCCCGGCCTGCTGACGATCGGCGCGGCGCTGATGCTGACGTCACCGTTCACGCCGATGCTGTTCATGGGTGAGGAGTGGGGCGCGAGCACGCCGTGGCAGTACTTCACCAGCCACCCGGAACCGGACCTCGCCACCGCGGTGGAGAACGGCCGCAAGTCCGAGTTCGCCGCGTACGGGTGGGGCGAGGCCGACGTGCCGAGCCCGCAGGACCCGGCGACGTTCGAGCGTTCCAAGCTCGACTGGACCGAGCTGGAGAAGCCACCGCACGCCGGCCTGCTGGACGCCTACCGGCGGCTGATCGCGCTGCGGCGGAGCGTCTCGGACCTGAGCGATCCGCGGCTGGACCGGGTGGCGGTGGAGTACGACGACCACTCGCGTCGTCTGGTCGTGTACCGCGGTGAACGGCACGCGGTCGCGGTCAACCTGGCCGGCGAGGCCCAGGCGATCCCGCTGGCGGCACCGGTCGACGCGGTTCTGTTCGGCGAGAACGTCGACGTCGAGGACGGCCCCACGGTCTGGCTGCCCCCGGAGTCAGTGGCCGTTCTCCGCCTTTGA